The following coding sequences lie in one Microvirga sp. 17 mud 1-3 genomic window:
- a CDS encoding SufE family protein translates to MLPPIDEIVSNFELLDEWDERYRYLIELGRMMEPLPEEAHVDANKVRGCASQVWLVTTTTEADGEPRLHLVGDSDAHIVRGLVALLIALYEGKTGREALATDALGLFTSLGLAEHLTPQRSNGVRSMVERIRHDAQAVLAA, encoded by the coding sequence ATGCTGCCGCCCATTGACGAGATTGTGTCCAACTTCGAGCTCCTCGACGAGTGGGACGAGCGCTACCGCTACCTGATCGAGCTCGGCCGCATGATGGAGCCCCTGCCCGAGGAGGCCCATGTGGACGCCAACAAGGTGAGGGGCTGCGCAAGCCAGGTCTGGTTGGTGACGACCACCACCGAGGCCGACGGCGAGCCCCGTCTGCACCTGGTGGGCGACAGCGACGCTCATATCGTGCGCGGCCTCGTCGCCCTGCTTATCGCCCTCTACGAGGGCAAGACCGGCCGCGAGGCCCTCGCCACCGACGCCCTCGGCCTGTTCACCTCCCTCGGCCTCGCCGAGCACCTGACCCCGCAACGCTCCAACGGCGTCCGGTCCATGGTCGAACGCATCCGCCAC